The Benincasa hispida cultivar B227 chromosome 9, ASM972705v1, whole genome shotgun sequence genome has a segment encoding these proteins:
- the LOC120084515 gene encoding uncharacterized protein LOC120084515, whose translation MSVLLRLRVRFANQSESYYDDDHDDDDNDDHDDDDDNDDDGIESCSRSSLVRVFSKFRICSTIEDVWCERKDREIYREEQFWFMVDQDAILAKAAGVVGAADEKTFVDSYIGGKETLTLEDTKSMLLMREDRQNAESSVTESQASRLAATRSKGHRNSGKQKSNQNKRSSKSKGSRSDDICNYCKEKGHWKTECPKIKRNHKRSKRVTKGKYLPLLHKLRLILKKLRSILKEI comes from the exons ATGTCTGTCTTATTAAGGTTAAGAGTTAGATTTGCAAATCAAAGTGAGTCATATTATGATGATGACCACGACgatgatgataatgatgacCACGACGATGATGATGACAATGATGATGATGGGATCGAATCCTGCAGCAGAAGC agccttgttAGGGTTTTTTCGAAATTTCGCATTTGTTCGACAATTGAAGATGTCTGGTGTGAACGTAAAGATCGAGAAATTTACCGGGAGGAACAGTTTTGGTTTATGGTAGATCAAGATGCGATCCTTGCTAAAGCAGCAGGGGTTGTGGGCGCCGCTGACGA GAAG ACTTTCGTTGACTCGTATATTGGAGGGAAAGAAACTCTAACCTTAGAAGATACAAAGTCCATGTTGCTTATGAGAGAGGACCGTCAGAATGcagaaagttcagttacagaaaGTCAGGCATCTAGATTAGCTGCTACAAGAAGCAAGGGACATAGGAATTCTGGTAAGCAGAAGTCAAATCAGAATAAAAGGTCTTCAAAGTCAAAGGGTTCTAGATCAGATGATATTTGCAACTACTGTAAAGAAAAGGGGCATTGGAAAACCGaatgtcctaagataaaaaggaatcataaaagaagtaaaagagTGACAAAAGGGAAGTATCTTCCTCTGTTGCACAAGTTGAGATTGATTCTGAAGAAGTTGCGATCGATTCTGAAGGAGATCTAG